Proteins co-encoded in one Fusarium fujikuroi IMI 58289 draft genome, chromosome FFUJ_chr06 genomic window:
- a CDS encoding related to cyclin pclA: MASTTSLRYLTMEELNKTALDQFVYQPVGRDMIAYLAQAAHNVIACDSTLMPPAPAEPRQNLPTPPKSPEPRTVRSEDGALPTLEEFITQLVVSSNVQVPTLMSTLVYLGRLKSKLQPMARGLRCTAHRIFLAALILSAKYLNDSSPKNKHWANYSHITTECYSFGFSRTEVNLMEKQLLFLLEWDLRITEKDLYRDLDDFLEPLRHKIAERHARKIRHREEKRRQKELYAASTRYPSPASSRGHSRSRGSTPEHARNLSGNFTPPGLSYSSSSSSYASSVSSGRAYSQATTPLEPSEPEPYYYESQQGSLYDSPVQIVPDVDYPKAHMPAGRMLPYEITADEYQQYQQLHETSSSKKQQQHQHQQQRSRRGMWGRLLGGSVAVR; this comes from the coding sequence ATGGCTTCTACAACGTCACTACGATACCTCACCATGGAGGAACTCAACAAGACCGCCTTGGACCAATTCGTCTACCAACCTGTGGGCCGCGATATGATCGCATACCTCGCCCAAGCCGCCCACAACGTCATTGCCTGCGACTCGACTCTCATGCCTCCCGCTCCCGCCGAGCCTCGCCAGAACCTCCCAACTCCTCCCAAGAGCCCCGAGCCCCGAACCGTTCGATCCGAAGACGGAGCTCTCCCCACCCTGGAGGAGTTCATCACACAGCTCGTCGTCTCTTCCAACGTCCAGGTCCCAACTCTCATGTCAACACTGGTCTACCTCGGTCGCCTAAAGTCGAAGCTCCAGCCCATGGCTCGTGGTCTGCGATGCACCGCCCACCGCATCTTCCTTGCTGCTTTGATTCTCTCTGCCAAGTACCTCAACGATAGCTCACCCAAGAACAAGCACTGGGCCAACTACAGCCACATCACCACCGAGTGCTACAGCTTTGGCTTCAGCCGCACCGAGGTCAACCTCATGGAGAAgcagcttctcttccttcttgagtGGGATCTTCGGATTACCGAGAAGGACCTTTACCGTGACCTCGACGACTTCCTTGAACCCCTCCGCCACAAGATTGCCGAGCGACATGCCAGGAAGATCCGACACCGTGAGGAGAAGCGACGACAGAAGGAGCTCTATGCCGCCTCCACCCGATATCCCAGCCCTGCCTCTTCTCGCGGTCACTCTCGCTCTCGAGGATCAACACCCGAGCACGCACGAAACCTTTCTGGAAACTTCACTCCTCCTGGTCTCAGCTACAGCAGCTCTTCTAGCTCTTACGCCTCATCTGTCTCCTCTGGCCGCGCTTACTCACAAGCTACCACGCCTCTCGAGCCCTCCGAGCCTGAACCTTACTACTACGAGTCTCAACAAGGCAGTCTCTACGACTCGCCCGTCCAGATCGTTCCTGATGTTGACTACCCCAAGGCTCACATGCCTGCTGGCCGCATGCTTCCTTATGAGATCACTGCCGATGAGTACCAACAGTATCAGCAACTCCATGAGACCTCATCatccaagaagcagcagcaacatcagcatcagcagcagcgctCAAGGCGCGGCATGTGGGGTCGTCTTCTCGGTGGTAGCGTCGCTGTGCGATAA
- a CDS encoding related to CCC2-P-type ATPase involved in export of Cu++ from the cytosol into intracellular, secret, which yields MVSTETVVTTSYLLGNLHCPTCVTLIRSLLHDAFGDNVLWVSPNLVTSVVTVEHKENSSASVASMQRVLQDAGFEVCGLNTTATTANDLYRTSQVEGESSRVPEHSDGWLDSFFLFWRPQVSPLAIEAARAAHLENCEACKSEKIPGKSPSDDKRELFRVSSVVPDTPTRRSSLPYPLQKVVTGTSPTPSWRVTLSVGGMTCAVCVNTITQEMDKFPWVTKVAVNLVSNSATIEYTGGDRAQEIVDAVEDLGYNAAIDEVVNLQGKRVQADEREVEVSVDGIFCQRCPERIVTTLKALAPGRLQIFQEPTIQNPILRLRYTPNAPIFTIRQILQAIEAADDSLKASIYHPPTLEERSRIIRAKHQQALLYRVILTLIFAVPTFVLGIVYMSLLPDSNHEKMYLMAPWVSGLSRLDISLFALATPVYFFAADVFHVRAIKEVRTMWRRGSRMPLIQRFYRFGSMNMLVSLGTSIAYFSSVAQMIAAGASRREHHKSKAEMYFDSVVFLTLFLLLGRLIEAYSKSKTGDAVEMLSKLRPTTALLLEKDKAGGQITSTVPVDQLDSGDIIRVPHGASPAADGILVSGETNFDESSLTGESRLIKKTEGDQIFAGTINKAAAVTMRVTGASGQSMLDQIVQVVREGQTKRAPIEQIADLLTAYFVPVITLIAILTWIIWMVLGFSGKVPEHEESSDGDSVVFALQFAIAVFVVACPCGLALAAPTAIFVGGGLAAKHGILAKGGGEAFEKASKIDCVVFDKTGTLTEGGQPKITDSVLFPDTSSSEEERSAFLSALKAVEESSSHPIAKAIVSFCDDAPASNVHNLEELAGRGMKASFEGFDNQEMDMIIGNELLMREFSVNLSPHITPLLDTWKSEAKSVAIIATKVSSADAWTLTAALSISDPIRRETIPVIRALISRGIQVWMLSGDNVTTARAVAQRVGIPSSNVLAEVLPSDKAAKISSLQASLHARGSTAKRATIAMVGDGINDSPALTTADVGIAIGTGSDVAISSAAFVLATSQLTAVVTLLDLSRAVFGRIRVNFAWALVYNMLAVPVAAGCFYAVKTSSGERVRLDPVWAALAMALSSISVVLSSLSLRVRVPGVGFRSRKVEMDE from the coding sequence ATGGTGTCCACGGAAACTGTTGTCACGACCTCCTATCTCCTCGGGAACCTGCACTGCCCGACTTGTGTCACTTTGATTCGCTCCCTCCTACACGATGCCTTTGGCGACAATGTACTCTGGGTTTCCCCAAATCTCGTTACCTCCGTTGTTACAGTCGAGCATAAAGAGAACTCCTCGGCTTCGGTTGCCAGCATGCAAAGGGTACTTCAAGACGCTGGCTTCGAAGTCTGCGGTCTCAATACAACCGCCACAACTGCCAATGATCTCTATCGCACGTCCCAGGTTGAAGGGGAGAGTAGCCGTGTCCCCGAGCATTCAGATGGCTGGTTGGATtcattctttctcttttggCGCCCACAAGTATCACCTCTGGCGATAGAGGCCGCTCGTGCTGCTCACCTCGAAAATTGTGAAGCATGTAAATCCGAGAAAATCCCCGGAAAGTCACCATCTGATGATAAAAGAGAACTGTTTCGGGTTTCTTCTGTCGTTCCCGATACCCCTACCAGACGTTCTTCTCTGCCATATCCCCTCCAAAAGGTGGTAACAGGAACATCCCCCACTCCATCATGGCGAGTTACACTCTCTGTTGGCGGCATGACTTGTGCTGTTTGTGTCAACACAATCACGCAGGAGATGGATAAGTTTCCCTGGGTCACAAAGGTCGCTGTCAACCTTGTTTCCAACAGCGCAACCATCGAATATACAGGTGGCGATCGAGCACAAGAGATTGTTGATGCAGTTGAGGACCTCGGATACAATGCTGCAATCGACGAGGTTGTCAATCTACAAGGGAAAAGAGTTCAGGCTGATGAGCGCGAGGTCGAAGTGAGTGTCGACGGCATATTTTGCCAGCGATGTCCAGAGCGAATCGTCACAACCCTCAAGGCTCTTGCTCCAGGTCGACTTCAAATCTTCCAGGAGCCCACCATACAGAATCCTATTCTAAGACTCCGATATACACCCAACGCTCCTATATTTACAATCAGGCAGATCTTGCAAGCCATTGAAGCAGCTGACGACTCTCTCAAAGCCTCCATCTACCATCCCCCCACACTCGAGGAACGATCTCGAATTATCAGAGCCAAGCATCAGCAAGCTCTGTTGTATCGTGTGATTCTTACCCTCATTTTTGCTGTCCCTACCTTTGTTCTCGGCATAGTTTACATGAGCCTACTGCCAGATTCCAACCACGAAAAGATGTACCTCATGGCACCTTGGGTTTCCGGGCTCAGCCGCCTTGATATTAGTCTTTTCGCGCTTGCTACGCCGGTGTACTTCTTTGCCGCTGATGTGTTTCACGTACGAGCAATCAAAGAAGTTCGGACAATGTGGCGAAGGGGAAGCCGCATGCCTTTGATTCAGCGCTTTTACAGATTTGGTAGCATGAATATGCTTGTTTCACTGGGAACAAGCATAGCCTATTTCTCCTCAGTCGCACAGATGATTGCCGCAGGGGCATCTCGGAGAGAGCATCATAAATCTAAAGCCGAAATGTATTTTGACTCTGTCGTTTTCCTGACGCTGTTCCTTCTCCTAGGAAGGCTTATCGAGGCGTACAGTAAGTCCAAGACTGGCGATGCAGTCGAAATGCTAAGCAAGCTTCGTCCAACGACAGCTCTCCTCCTTGAAAAAGACAAGGCTGGGGGCCAGATCACTAGCACCGTGCCTGTTGATCAACTTGACTCTGGAGACATAATTCGTGTGCCTCATGGCGCATCCCCTGCTGCCGATGGTATTCTTGTCAGTGGAGAAACCAACTTTGACGAATCGAGCCTCACTGGAGAATCTCGACTCATCAAGAAGACAGAAGGAGACCAAATCTTTGCTGGGACAATCAATAAGGCAGCAGCCGTGACCATGCGTGTCACGGGCGCCTCCGGGCAATCGATGCTAGACCAGATCGTTCAAGTTGTGCGAGAAGGTCAGACAAAACGAGCACCAATTGAACAGATCGCCGACCTTCTGACCGCCTATTTCGTTCCTGTCATCACTCTTATAGCAATCCTCACCTGGATCATCTGGATGGTGCTTGGGTTTTCCGGCAAGGTCCCAGAACACGAAGAGTCCTCTGATGGCGACTCGGTAGTGTTTGCCCTCCAGTTTGCCATTGCCgtttttgttgttgcttGCCCTTGTGGCCTCGCACTTGCAGCACCCACAGCCATCTTTGTAGGTGGAGGTCTTGCGGCTAAGCACGGTATTCTCGCCaaaggtggtggtgaggCGTTTGAGAAGGCGAGCAAGATTGATTGCGTCGTCTTTGACAAGACGGGTACTCTCACCGAGGGAGGACAGCCGAAAATCACCGATTCTGTACTCTTCCCTGACACTTCGTCAAGTGAAGAGGAACGCAGCGCTTTTCTGTCAGCACTCAAGGCTGTGGAAGAGAGCAGCAGCCATCCTATAGCCAAAGCGATCGTCTCCTTCTGCGATGACGCTCCGGCTAGTAATGTTCATAATCTCGAGGAGTTGGCTGGAAGGGGTATGAAAGCCTCATTTGAGGGCTTTGACAACCAAGAGATGGACATGATTATCGGCAACGAACTTCTCATGCGAGAATTTTCAGTAAATTTATCGCCTCACATCACTCCACTTCTCGATACCTGGAAATCCGAAGCCAAGTCAGTTGCTATAATCGCCACGAAAGTATCATCCGCCGATGCCTGGACACTTACCGCAGCGTTGTCCATCTCGGATCCGATCCGTCGTGAGACCATTCCTGTCATCCGAGCGTTAATTTCTCGTGGTATTCAGGTATGGATGTTGTCTGGTGACAACGTCACCACCGCCCGCGCGGTGGCGCAGCGCGTTGGCATACCCTCGTCTAATGTCCTGGCTGAGGTTCTCCCATCGGACAAGGCAGCTAAGATCTCATCTCTCCAAGCCTCTCTACACGCACGCGGCTCAACGGCTAAACGCGCTACTATCGCCATGGTCGGCGACGGGATCAACGACTCCCCCGCGCTCACGACGGCCGATGTGGGCATCGCCATAGGAACGGGAAGCGACGTAGCCATTAGCAGTGCGGCATTCGTGCTTGCAACGTCACAGCTTACGGCCGTAGTCACGCTCTTGGATCTCAGCCGCGCCGTCTTTGGACGGATTCGTGTCAACTTTGCGTGGGCACTTGTGTACAACATGCTTGCTGTGCCCGTTGCGGCTGGGTGCTTCTATGCGGTTAAGACTTCAAGTGGAGAACGTGTAAGGCTGGATCCGGTGTGGGCGGCTCTCGCGATGGCTCTATCAAGCATCAgtgtggtgttgagcagCCTGAGCCTTCGGGTTCGGGTTCCTGGAGTGGGATTTCGCTCTCGCAAGGTTGAAATGGATGAGTAG
- a CDS encoding related to excitatory amino acid transporter — MATKDEFKDVSEAHPVQVPTNSSSDIPHDHAEEEIVKKPWWHSFKEPGSALQIIVAALLAIAIGVVVATQVDDIPEAAPILVGIIGNMWLRALKAMSNGGSLLARWTVGYYIITTLISITLSCIMMGLVWTKQYSVVGTTPLDQEEEEKLKENDRSIPVVVQDMFFSLIPSNVVKALAEDELLAVIITAIIVGYLIESPRSPIVRVTEEIERMITKIIKFLIAVAPIGVFFLILPNLMKLDIGEIGKNLGLLIGATLSTMLIHILIIVPIIFFAFTRMNAYSYWLKISPAWVTAWGTASSAATLSVTLRCAKDRGIPSTIYKFTCPLGCLINMDGTAIYLPAAVVFMAATQGITLGPADYVIVALLSTLASIGVSPIPSASLVLSIMIARSVNVDLTNMYAVIVAIDWFLDRFRTAVNVSGDLFASMIIYKMTKIEDPPEVVEQNAREADESEKDASNKV; from the exons ATGGCCACCAAAGATGAGTTCAAGGATGTGTCCGAGGCACACCCGGTACAGGTGCCTACCAACTCCAGCAGCGACATTCCTCACGACCatgccgaggaggagattgtaAAGAAGCCGTGGTGGCATAGTTTCAAAGAACCCGGCTCAGCTCTTCAAATCATCGTAGCCGCCCTGCTCGCTATCGCCATCGGCGTGGTCGTCGCTACTCAGGTCGACGATATTCCGGAGGCTGCTCCCATCCTTGTTGGTATTATTGGCAACATGTGGCTAAGAGCCCTCAAGGCA ATGAGTAACGGGGGTTCTCTTCTCGCGAGATGGACTGTCGGGTactacatcatcaccactctCATATCCATCACACTGTCTTGTATCATGATGGGCCTCGTCTGGACCAAGCAGTACTCAGTGGTCGGCACTACCCCgcttgatcaagaagaagaggaaaagctCAAAGAAAATGATCGCAGCATCCCCGTGGTCGTACAGGATatgttcttctctttgatccCCTCGAATGTGGTCAAGGCATTGGCCGAAGACGAATTACTGGCAGTCATTATCActgccatcatcgtcggATACCTCATTGAATCCCCTCGCTCGCCCATCGTTCGCGTTACCGAGGAGATTGAACGTATGatcaccaagatcatcaaatTCCTCATCGCGGTGGCCCCTATCGGCGTCTTCTTCCTGATTTTGCCCAACCTGATGAAGCTTGACATTGGCGAGATCGGCAAGAATCTGGGTCTTCTCATCGGTGCCACCCTGTCCACCATGCTCATCCACATCCTGATCATCGTGCCTATCATATTCTTCGCCTTCACCAGGATGAATGCCTACTCGTACTGGCTCAAGATCTCGCCTGCCTGGGTCACTGCATGGGGAACTGCTTCATCTGCTGCCACTTTGTCGGTCACTCTTCGATGCGCCAAGGACCGGGGTATTCCGTCCACCATCTACAAATTTACCTGTCCTCTGGGCTGCCTGATTAACATGGACGG CACCGCCATCTATCTCCCTGCTGCCGTTGTCTTCATGGCTGCGACGCAAGGCATTACCCTGGGCCCTGCCGACTATGTCATTGTTGCACTGCTGTCAACGCTGGCCTCTATCGGTGTATCTCCGATTCCCTCGGCCTCGCTTGTTCTTTCAATCATGATTGCTCGCTCGGTCAATGTCGACCTCACCAACATGTACGCTGTCATCGTGGCTATTGATTGGTTCCTCGACCGCTTCCGTACCGCTGTCAACGTTTCCGGTGATTTGTTCGCGTCTATGATCATCTACAAGAtgaccaagatcgaggatcCGCCTGAGGTTGTGGAGCAGAACGCCCGagaggctgatgagagcgagaaggatgCTTCCAACAAGGTTTAG
- a CDS encoding related to nucleoside-diphosphate-sugar epimerases, whose translation MHLILTGATGLVGSGVLDAMLKSKDITKISILSRRPVPMAAGDPRVNVITHNDFTRYNSEVLDQLQGASGVVWALGISQLKVTKDEYVTITKDFPVAAAKAFSKISPTKEPFRFLYVSGHGATLEPTSFTPIFGRVKGETERALSELHAPAKFHVESVRPAGVDATNHEAIKPYIPNPGMLYNAMYLLMGPLMRTVLQSLHSPTEKLGPFLMNMAMGKYDKQLEAGGNDISSINGSRILENLAFQRLYEQ comes from the exons ATGCATCTCATCCTTACTGGAGCCACTGGCCTCGTTGGCTCTGGCGTGCTTGACGCTATGCTCAAGTCAAaagacatcaccaagatttCAATACTGAGCCGCAGACCAGTGCCGATGGCAGCAGGTGATCCCAGAGTCAATGTCATCACTCACAACGACTTTACGAGATACAATTCAGAAGTCCTTGATCAACTTCAAGGCGCGAGCGGCGTAGTTTGGGCATTGGGCATCAGCCAACTCAAGGTGACAAAAGA CGAATAtgtcaccatcaccaaagatTTTCCGGTTGCTGCTGCGAAAGCCTTTTCCAAGATATCACCTACCAAGGAACCTTTCCGATTCCTATACGTTTCTGGCCATGGAGCTACCCTTGAGCCGACTTCATTTACACCCATCTTCGGTCGTGTAAAAGGCGAGACTGAGAGGGCACTTTCTGAGCTACATGCGCCGGCGAAATTCCACGTCGAATCTGTACGCCCTGCTGGGGTAGATGCCACAAATCATGAGGCTATCAAACCATATATTCCCAACCCCGGTATGCTCTACAACGCTATGTATTTGCTCATGGGTCCCCTCATGAGAACGGTACTTCAGTCGTTGCATAGCCCAACGGAGAAACTTGGCCCTTTTCTCATGAATATGGCGATGGGCAAGTATGACAAGCAGTTGGAGGCTGGAGGAAACGACATCTCCAGTATCAACGGTTCGAGGATACTGGAAAATCTAGCGTTCCAGAGGTTGTATGAGCAATGA
- a CDS encoding related to alkaline protease (oryzin) → MVQLKSFAVIATTLLGCCLTAPTTPSGVDSTIPGSYIITLKSEIKAPAVKAHMKWVEGVHKRSLEKRDGDNGVEKTFETEAGFHGYSGTFDDETVKQIKQSPEVVRVEPDRRVKLTWNASKRQEQPVEPAPPAETTSQESEDTEDEDKNDQLEKRSEINQKSSTWGLGTISHRNKGFQNYLYHKQSGSDSFAYLVDSGVRITHKEFQGRAKNGWTAFRKDYVDRLGHGTHVAGTIAGKTFGVAKKAKIISVKVFQGDSADLSVILNGIEWAVNDIIKKERQEFSVINLSLGIDGVSGALNDIIKNAAKSGVIFVVAAGNQGTNANTKSPASAPQAITVGAIDKNWRIPSWSNYGSSVDMMAPGVDVVSASWLSDNGTYIESGTSMATPHVSGLVLYAQSVYGITGVDTTTKYIKKYATSNKVVGSRRGSPNLIANNNNFAQSR, encoded by the exons ATGGTTCAACTTAAGAGTTTCGCAGTTATTGCTACCACCCTCCTTGGCTGTTGTCTAACAGCACCTACAACTCCTTCTGGCGTCGATAGCACAATCCCTGGCAGCTACATCATTACCCTCAAGTCTGAGATCAAGGCTCCTGCAGTTAAGGCTCATATGAAATGGGTTGAAGGCGTCCACAAACGAAGTCTCGAGAAGCGTGATGGCGAcaatggtgttgagaagacatTTGAGACCGAGGCTGGTTTTCACGGATACTCTGGTACATTCGATGATGAGACGGTTAAGCAGATCAAGCAGAGCCCTGAG GTCGTCCGCGTTGAGCCTGACCGTAGAGTCAAGTTAACATGGAACGCTTCCAAGCGTCAAGAACAACCCGTGgaaccagcaccaccagcagaAACGACAAGTCAAGAAAGCGAGGAcactgaagatgaggataaaAATGATCAGCTTGAAAAGAGGAGCGAAATTAACCAAAAGTCAAGCACATGGGGCCTCGGAACCATTTCACACCGTAACAAGGGCTTCCAGAACTATCTCTACCACAAACAAAGCGGTTCTGACTCGTTTGCCTACCTTGTTGATAGCGGTGTCCGTATCACCCATAAGGAGTTCCAAGGCCGGGCCAAGAATGGCTGGACAGCCTTCCGAAAAGATTATGTTGACCGACTGGGTCATGGTACTCATGTTGCTGGAACCATTGCGGGAAAGACCTTCGGAGTCGCTAAGAAGGCTAAGATCATTTCCGTCAAAGTCTTTCAGGGCGACTCTGCAGATCTCTCCGTCATTCTCAACGGTATTGAGTGGGCCGTcaacgatatcatcaagaaggaaaggCAAGAGTTCTCTGTGATCAACCTCTCTCTTGGCATCGACGGTGTATCTGGGGCGCTCAACGACATTATCAAGAATGCCGCCAAGTCCGGAGTCATATTTGTGGTCGCCGCCGGAAACCAGGGAACAAATGCCAATACGAAatctccagcttcagcccCTCAGGCCATTACTGTTGGAGCCATTGACAAGAACTGGAGAATCCCCAGCTGGTCCAACTACGGCAGCTCTGTAGATATGATGGCTCCAGGTGTCGATGTAGTTTCCGCCTCGTGGCTCAGCGACAACGGCACCTACATTGAGAGCGGCACCTCAATGGCCACTCCTCATGTTTCTGGTCTTGTGCTGTATGCACAGTCCGTGTACGGCATTACCGGTGTTGATACCACAACCAAGTACATCAAGAAGTACGCCACCAGCAACAAGGTCGTTGGTAGCCGCCGAGGCTCACCAAACCTGatcgccaacaacaacaactttGCTCAAAGCAGATGA